A window of the Larimichthys crocea isolate SSNF unplaced genomic scaffold, L_crocea_2.0 scaffold110, whole genome shotgun sequence genome harbors these coding sequences:
- the LOC104933850 gene encoding zinc transporter ZIP1, whose amino-acid sequence MLVEGRVSSSALLSPGREGAALQVNPADVPALEIKLGALVVLLSITLLFGFAPLCIVRGAGSCCVDPDLRRRLLGLISCFAGGVFLATCLLDLLPDYLQGINEAFRNAGITLQFPLPEFIIAMGFFLVLVLEQILLALKDQSSPHMEEHRALLVDSSVQADDRNGHRHSHRRRGSDASTGSHFHVDAGSQSALRAFILVFSLSLHSVFEGLAVGLLEEGKEVLEICLALMIHKSIISFSLAFKLSQCRLRRSVVAGCLLLFAVMSPLGIGTGIALTETKASPQHQLARCTLEGLAAGTFIYITFMEILPHELGSSRNRILKVVMLQVGFAVVTAVLFIKL is encoded by the exons ATGTTGGTGGAGGGTAGAGTCTCCTCCTCGGCCCTCCTGTCTCCTGGCAGAGAGGGTGCAGCGCTGCAGGTCAACCCGGCCGACGTCCCGGCTCTGGAGATCAAGCTCGGGGCTCTGGTGGTTCTGCTGTCCATCACGCTGCTGTTCGGATTCGCTCCTCTGTGCATCGTCCGGGGAGCGGGCTCATGCTGTGTGGACCCAG ATCTGCGGCGCCGGCTGCTCGGTTTGATCAGCTGCTTTGCTGGAGGAGTTTTCTTGGCCACGTGTCTGCTGGACCTGCTGCCAGACTACCTGCAGGGCATCAACGAGGCCTTCCGCAACGCAGGAATCACA CTCCAGTTCCCTCTGCCCGAGTTCATCATTGCCATGGGTTTCtttctggtcctggtcctggagCAGATCCTCCTTGCTTTAAAAGACCAATCGTCCCCTCACATGGAGGAACATCGGGCTCTGCTGGTGGACTCCAGCGTCCAGGCGGACGACAGGAACGGTCACCGTCACTCCCATCGGCGTCGTGGGTCAGACGCGTCCACCGGCAGTCACTTCCACGTGGACGCTGGCTCCCAGTCCGCCCTGCGCGCCTTCATCCTGGTCTTCTCGTTGTCCCTGCACTCCGTGTTTGAAGGTTTGGCGGTGGGGCTgctggaggaggggaaggaggtgCTGGAGATCTGCTTGGCGCTGATGATCCACAAGAGCATCATCTCCTTCAGCCTGGCCTTCAAGCTGTCGCAGTGCCGGCTGCGGCGGTCGGTGGTGGCCGGATGCCTGCTGCTGTTCGCCGTCATGTCCCCGCTGGGCATCGGCACGGGCATCGCCCTCACCGAGACCAAGGCGTCCCCGCAGCACCAGCTGGCCCGCTGCACACTGGAGGGGCTGGCGGCCGGGACCTTCATCTACATCACCTTCATGGAGATCCTGCCGCACGAGCTCGGCTCCAGCAGGAACCGCATCCTAAAGGTGGTCATGCTGCAGGTGGGCTTCGCCGTGGTCACCGCTGTGCTCTTCATCAAACTGTAA